The Desulfuromonas sp. region TGTTGTTCTTCGGCCTGGGAAATACATTTATTGATGGCGGACAAATGAATAACTTCACTACTTGCTTCATCGGCGCCGAACCGGCAGTCAAAATCCCAATAATCGACATTTGGGGGCAGGGTCTTTTTACGTTCTCTTCTTATGTATTTTTTAACTTCGTGTTTTATGGCTTCAACAAGCCGAGGGCCTTTGATCCTTGGGTGAGACATTTGAAACGTTTTTTTCATGATTATTCCAAATCGTGTGGTTAGCATTATAGGAAACAAACTTCGATTAGTGACATGGTATCATCAAAGTCCGGTTTTCCAAATCGTTTGTTACACAGATGAATTCGGCGCAGACGAAAACTTGCCTTCGGCTTCGGACATTCGTCCGCGTCTTTCCGAATTCATCCACTCCGCTCCGACTGCGTCACAGGGGATGCAACGTCCACCAAAGCTCCGGACTAAACCTGTCTTTTCCCATTTTCCTGGTCCTGGACCGTAATCTCCTCCGGGCAGTCCTCGGGAGTGAACCAGTCGTTGTCGATGAACCCGGCGTCGGTGAACTTTTCCAGCGACCGTTTCATGTACTTCCCCTCGGCCGAGGCGGCCAGGGTTCCGTCGGGCAGGAAGAGTTCGCCGCTCCCCTCGAAGAGCCGCCCGTTGTCGTTGGTGATGCGCCCGACCACCTTCAGCTCCACCTCGTACGGCACCGGCCTCTTGTATTTCACGTTCAACTCGACCGTCACGCCGAAGGTCTTGTTGTCGTAGTGGCACATGATCGCGCGGCCGATGGTCTCGTCGAGGATCGCCGCGGTAATGCCGCCGTGGGTGATCTTCGGGTAGCTCTGGTGAAAATGGCGCGGGGTGAAGACGGCGATCACCTCGTCGTTCTCGGTTTCGTGGAAGCGGGTCTTGAGGCCGAAACCGTTTTCGACGCCGCAGACCATGCAGTCGCGGGAGATGTTCTGGGTGCCTTTGATTTTGTGGGTCATTCGGAGCTTTCCGTTAAGGGATAGTCGGGGAAAAGGTCATGACCTTAAAAGGGGCCAGGCCACGAGACATCCTCATGGGTCCTCTTCTTTCTTCTGGCGGGATATGGGAATAATCTTGCCGTCTTCAAACGTTATGCTGCACGGCAGCTTGAACTTGAGCTTCGCATTCGTGAAGCCGACAACTTCCATCCCCTGGACCACCTTGCAGTCGGTCGACTCGACCGCCTCGCGTACGGTTTCGGTCGCCGAATCGCATCCGAGGACAATCACCGCTTCATACTGTTCGGCCTGTTTCCGAAGCTTTTTGCGCCGGCCTGAAGTCCACATGCAGACGAAGAAATGGTGAGGGAGATTGCTGTTGAAAACTCTGGTGTGGATCCCCTCTTCTTCCAACCGGGACTGCAGTGCCTCGATGTGCCGGGCAAAGGGCGCGGACTTGAAGAAACTCTTGAAGAGTTGGATGAAGGGTTTCCCCTCTCTCAGGGCGACCGTCACCGCAGGGCACATGTTGCAGGGGACGATCAGCGCAGAACTCACCCCTGCAAGCTCGGGAACAACGTCCAGATCCTTAAGGTTGATTGGCATTTTCAGCCTCCCCTCTCTTCAACCGGTTCCCTGGCCCGATAAATAGTCAGGCAGAGGTTCCCTGTTTGAAGGCCCGACCCCGATAACCGGTGGGATTTGTTTTCCGAATTTTCTAGCGCTCCCTCAAGTAAGTGCTTTTCACTAGAATATCGTCGAAAACTTCAGTCTTGGCGTGCCGGAACTTCAGGGGTTCGGTCAGGCTGCCGAACAGAGGGTGGCCGCCGCCAAGCAGGATGGGAACACGCGTGACGACGATCTCGTCGATGATATCCTCGGCGAGAAATCTGCGAATCGTATCGCCGCCGTCGATGTACAGGTTTTCGTAGCCCTGGCCGTTCAGTTCGGACACCATCTCCGACGGTGTCCCCTCGATGAACCGGACCTTTCCCTCGAGGTGCGCGGGGATTTCCTTCAAGCTGCTGCTTGCGACGAAGACCGGCTTTTCGTAGGGCCACTGCCCGAACGAGAGGACCGTCTCAAAGGTGTTTCTGCCCATGACGATCGCGTCGATGCGGCCCATGAGCTCGCTCCAGCCGTAGTCGCT contains the following coding sequences:
- a CDS encoding PaaI family thioesterase; this translates as MTHKIKGTQNISRDCMVCGVENGFGLKTRFHETENDEVIAVFTPRHFHQSYPKITHGGITAAILDETIGRAIMCHYDNKTFGVTVELNVKYKRPVPYEVELKVVGRITNDNGRLFEGSGELFLPDGTLAASAEGKYMKRSLEKFTDAGFIDNDWFTPEDCPEEITVQDQENGKRQV
- a CDS encoding dihydrofolate reductase family protein, giving the protein MKNIVYIATSLDGYIATSDGSVDWLHEIPNPSGSDYGWSELMGRIDAIVMGRNTFETVLSFGQWPYEKPVFVASSSLKEIPAHLEGKVRFIEGTPSEMVSELNGQGYENLYIDGGDTIRRFLAEDIIDEIVVTRVPILLGGGHPLFGSLTEPLKFRHAKTEVFDDILVKSTYLRER
- a CDS encoding DUF6172 family protein → MKKTFQMSHPRIKGPRLVEAIKHEVKKYIRRERKKTLPPNVDYWDFDCRFGADEASSEVIHLSAINKCISQAEEQQLESFYLEILVKPGYRMKKPKDAFQMDVKDSMIQSEEVEE